The Enterobacter asburiae genomic sequence AAACCGGGCAGCATGGCGATGATCATCGGTGCCCGCACGGCGTCAGGCCGTCGCAATATTGGTAAATCTGTTGAGCTGTTTGGCCTGTGTCAGCCCGGCCTGCGTTTCGTTAACCCGGTCAACGGCGTAATGACGCAATTACCCGCTACCGCCGATCGCGCGCTTTGGCTGGTGACTGGCGATGTTTACGCCTTTGACAATCAGCACGGCTTTGCCTTTGTCCGCGCCGAACATCTGATGCCGCTCACCCCGATGAAGCGCCGCAAATGCTTGACGAGCTGGCGATCGGCTGATCAAAGATGGCGCAGCCAGTCGGCTAATACCAGGGCGTGATTCTGCTTTGTGTCTTTGGCAGCAAAGAGCAGGGTGACAGTCTGCCTGTTCGCCAGCGTCGCAAGACGCATTCCCTCGTCAGCATGCTGCGCCAGCTCTTCCCTATAGGCCTTACTGAAGGCGGCAAAATCAATGGTTTCGCTATGAAAGGCCTCACGTAATTCATTCGAGGGCGTGAGTGCTTTACACCATTCATCATAGGCAAGGTCCGTTTTTTTAATCCCGCGCGGCCACAGCTTGTCCACCAGCACCCGATAGCCGTCGTCCGGGCCAGCCTGCTCGTATACGCGTTTGCATTGAATCATAATTCCACCCTCCCAATTTAAGGTATTGTGATAATTGCAGAAGATCGGTAGTCTGAGGTTCCTTATGTTATCTGATAATACTCTGGCATAAGGAACCTTTCATGGAACACCTCCCGGTTAAAACGACGCTGCGCATTGCGCTGGTTGGCGATTACAATCCCAGTGTTATTGCGCATCAGGCGATCCCGCTAGCCATTGATGACGCCGCCGCAGTCCTTGACCTCACCGCCGATTACGACTGGCTTGCCACCACGGAGCTGACAAGCCCTGAAGATCTGGTGGGCTACGATGCCATCTGGCTGGTGCCTGCCAGCCCCTATAAAAACACCGAGGCGGCCTTTATCGCCGCGCGCTACGCCCGTGAAAACGGCATTCCATTCCTTGGCACCTGCGGCGGATTCCAGCACGCGCTGATTGAGTATGCCCGCAATGTGTTGGGCTGGGCCGATGCGGCACATGCCGAGACGGATACCGAAGGCACCATGGTGATTGCGCCGCTGGCCTGCTCGCTGGTGGAAAAAACCGATGCGATTGAGCTGCGCAAAAATACGCTGATCGCGAAAGCGTACGGCAAGCCGGAAATTGAAGAGGGTTATCACTGTAACTATGGCGTGTCGCCGGCGTTTTCCCAGGCGCTGGAAAGCGGTGATATGCACGTTACGGGCTGGGACGAACAGGGGGAAATTCGCGCCGCAGAGCTGGTTACGCATCCGTTCTTCGTGATCACCTTATTCCAGCATGAGCGTAGTGCGCTGGAGGGACGCCCGGTCGTGCTGGTTCAGGCGATGCTGCGCGCGGCGCGCGGGTAAGAAAAGGCAGGCCCAATGGTCTGCCACACCATTTAACGGGGCGCGATTTCCCGGTCTCGCCCGGCGAGCACGCCGCAAATAGCCATTATCACGGCGGCCAGGGCGCAGCCCAGAAGCGGGATTTGCCAGTCTCCCGCGCTATCGTGAATTTTCCCCATCAGCGGAGGGCCGCAGGCGGCGAGCAGATAGCCGATCGACTGCGCCATGCCGGAGAGCGCCGCGGCCTGGTGCGCGGAGCTGGCGCGCAGACCGATGAACGTCAGGCCGAGGATCATCGTTGCTCCGGAGCCAAAGCCAAACACCAGCGTCCACATCACCGCCATGTCAGGCATAAACCATAGCCCCGCCGCGCTTACCGCGCACATCAGCGCCACCGCACCTGCGATCCCCCGCTGATCTTTCAGACGGTGGAGAACCAGCGGAACGGCAAGCCCCGGCACGGCCGTGGCCAGCTGCAACAGCCCGTGCACCGAGCCGGCCTGGGCTTCGCTGTAGCCGTGGCTGAGCAATATCGCCGGCAGCCAGCCGATGATGACGTAGTAAATCAGCGAGTTAATCCCCAAAAAGAGCGTCACCTGCCAGGCGAGGGCCGAGCGCCAGATGGCGCGGTTATGCAGCGCGCCAGCGCCCGTTACCGTCGCAACGTGTTTCTGACGCCACTGCGGCAGCCAGAGCAGCAGCGCGACCAGCGGAAACGCCATCAGCATCAGCAGCGCGCCATGCCAGCCCGCGCTACCCTGCGCCAGGGGAACAATCATCGCTGAGCCAAACGCCGCCGAGACGCCCATCGTCAGAGAATAGGCCCCGGTGAGTCGGGCTACCTGGCCCGGGAAGTCACGTTTAATTAATCCGGGTAACAGCACGTTCCCGAGCGCAATCCCGCAGCCGATGACCGCGGTTCCGATGAAAAGCAGCGCGGCGGAAGGCAGAGAGCGAAGTGCAATCCCGGCGCAAATTAGCAGCAGGGCGACAAACAGGCTGCGCTCCATGCCGATACGTCGGGCAACGCCTGCGGCGAGGGGTGAGACAAGGGCGAAAGCCAGCAGGGGCAGGGTGGTCAGCAGACCGGTTTGCGCCGTGCT encodes the following:
- a CDS encoding DUF488 domain-containing protein; its protein translation is MIQCKRVYEQAGPDDGYRVLVDKLWPRGIKKTDLAYDEWCKALTPSNELREAFHSETIDFAAFSKAYREELAQHADEGMRLATLANRQTVTLLFAAKDTKQNHALVLADWLRHL
- a CDS encoding CTP synthase C-terminal region-related (seleno)protein, coding for MEHLPVKTTLRIALVGDYNPSVIAHQAIPLAIDDAAAVLDLTADYDWLATTELTSPEDLVGYDAIWLVPASPYKNTEAAFIAARYARENGIPFLGTCGGFQHALIEYARNVLGWADAAHAETDTEGTMVIAPLACSLVEKTDAIELRKNTLIAKAYGKPEIEEGYHCNYGVSPAFSQALESGDMHVTGWDEQGEIRAAELVTHPFFVITLFQHERSALEGRPVVLVQAMLRAARG
- a CDS encoding CynX/NimT family MFS transporter; the encoded protein is MNTAIRTSGKHGALLIAGILMIATTLRVTFTGAAPLLDTIRLDYGLSTAQTGLLTTLPLLAFALVSPLAAGVARRIGMERSLFVALLLICAGIALRSLPSAALLFIGTAVIGCGIALGNVLLPGLIKRDFPGQVARLTGAYSLTMGVSAAFGSAMIVPLAQGSAGWHGALLMLMAFPLVALLLWLPQWRQKHVATVTGAGALHNRAIWRSALAWQVTLFLGINSLIYYVIIGWLPAILLSHGYSEAQAGSVHGLLQLATAVPGLAVPLVLHRLKDQRGIAGAVALMCAVSAAGLWFMPDMAVMWTLVFGFGSGATMILGLTFIGLRASSAHQAAALSGMAQSIGYLLAACGPPLMGKIHDSAGDWQIPLLGCALAAVIMAICGVLAGRDREIAPR